From the genome of Cryptococcus neoformans var. grubii H99 chromosome 11, complete sequence:
GGCTCCAGAGAAATCCCTCAACGCCCGGTCAAACTTTGTCAACTGGTCCACTGCCTCGTTCCCAACCAATGCCTCGCCTACAAAAACAATTTTATCCGGGTTGTTCACCGTAACAAGTTTGGCCAATGCGCGCATAAGTGGTTCGTTATCCTGCATTCTACCTGCAGTGTCGATGAGGACGACATCGAATGCGTGCTCTTTAGCTGTTCCGTAGTGTCAGCCTTGGAAAAGCAGTGTTCTGCTTAGGTTGAATTTAAACCTTACCGTAGGTAATAGCGTCCTTGGCAATGCCGGCGGCATCCTTCCCATACCCTCTTTCAAACAGttcaatcctcttccccttgccTTGACCCATTTCTTCCCCCAGAGCACCCAAATTCCTCACATGGACTCGGAGCTGTTCCACCGCACCGCTTCGAAAGGTATCACAGGCGGCGATTAGTACCCTCAGTCCGTTTTGAAGGAGCCAGAAACAGACTTTGGACAGATTTGTAGATTTACCTACACCATTGACACCAACAAATGTCATGGTGTAAGGGTCGGGACCAGAGTCgagcgaggaggatgtaGCGCTGAGGGTTGCGAGATGAGAGGATCGCTTGCGTTGAATTTCCAACAGGATATCAGTAGACGTCTTTGGCGTGAGCACACGCGTAAGCGACGTGGAAAGAACAGATTGAACTTCCGACTTGACGCTGCTCAGGCCACCAAGTTTTTTCCCAACCAGGGCAGCGCCTACGCTATCGCATAACTTTTCAGCAATATCCTTGGCCACATTCTTGGACATCAAATGCTTCTCCATTTCGACCAACACCGGGGCTAGGTCATTCCGAGTCAGGATCTTGCTTCCTGTAAGTCTTGAAAACATGCTAGTCCAAGAACTTTGACTTGACCCATCATCTGTTGCCCGGTTCAGGGAAAGACGGGATGTACCGCGCGCAATGATCTCTTCCTCGGAGGGAAGATTCTCCTGAGAAGTCACAGGTGCCCGTCGGAAATCCCAATCTGCCACTTGATACGCTCCCGTCTCATTCCTTGTACCTAGAGCCTCCGAGGAAACGAGGGATTCTTTATCTACGGAAACCGTATCGTTTGCTGACGAATCGGGAGCAGGGGTGGAGTAATCGAGAGCAGCCATATCGTCAGCGGTCACTGGAGAGTCGCCCCAACGACGCATAAGTTTGGAAGTTGCGTTTACAGGGGGCTTTCGAGATGGTGacggggagggggaagggCTCAGTCTACTCATTCATCAGTtagaagggaaaaaaaggccCATAACGCGCGATTGACAAATATATACAACTTACCCATCACGCACGCCACGCCTTTTTCCGCctttcatcttcgctttcAAAGATTGTACATTCTTTGCAATCTCTTCTGCACTGACCGCTGGTTGTGATCCGACATCAACGTCTGAAGTATCGGCACTGGAAATGGCAGGATTGGCTCCATCTGAGACTCTCTGTTTTACCAATGTACTTCGtgacttcttctcctggcTAACTGTCAGCCGTCTCCCGCTTTTCTCATTGTGTAGCGTTCGACCTACCCCTTCGCAGTTTCTAAAGCACCTATCCCATACTTCatcccatctctcttccacaatcttttccttgagcTGTTTTAAAGCTGATCCTGCGGAAGCACCGCCAGAAGACAGAGATTCGATTAATGATGTGACATAAGGCTggaagagggcgagaaaTAATGCCTTGGTACGCTCTAAGAGAGCAGGAACGTATGTCAGAGGAAGTAGCGCAGGAAAAACCACCTTACATTGCTTATTAGCTTGTTGAACGGAAAGAACGAGTAATGTGGATGGATACGCACGACAAATACAAGACCTAAGCCATTGTCTACACTCCATCTGACACTATAGccgtccttctccaaaccttgctcttctccattcGCCATCGCCTTGCCCTCAATGAATGTAGACTTGACAAGCGCATTAATAGGAGAATTGGGTGTATTGGCAAGAGTTTCAAAAGTGGGGGTAAAGGCGCGAGACCAAAGGACGAGGCCGCCTACAGTAAAGAATCAGCAAGCATCCAAAAGGCGAGTATAATGGAGACTTGCTTTGGTGTGATATCGATATGTGATCGAGCATTATTGTATGTTTTCCGAGGGATGCAAGTCGAGTGTGACAACAAATGGTAATGTCGGGCCGCCCTGCGTTACTGGGCTGTTTGTTCAGTCGTTCGTTACTGATAGCGAGGGCGAAGCTCCGACATCCGATCGAATTAGTAATTCGTCTTTAATAAAAAAATGTAATATAAGTTGTTACCGCTAATCATCTTGTTGGGAAATCCTAATGCTAATTAGTAAAAATCAAGTGACATTACGAGTACTCTGACCAATCAGTAATTATAATAATGCCGCACCTCCACCGGCCCCAAGTGAACTGCACCCACCACAACACACGTCTGCACGAAGAAGTAGAAGAGGACATTGTAGAATTTCTCGCTACCCTCAAATAACCCCTTATCGCTATTATCCTAACCCATTCTCCCTTAATCATGGCATCGTTCCGAATCACTGCCCGTCCGTTTCTGGCGGCGCTTACGCCTGTGCCTCGTGCTTATAGGCCGGCCGCCATTTGTGCCAGAACATTTTCGACCAGCTTTGCCAGATGGGCAGTAGTTAAAGACGGACCGCCCGTCACTCAAACCAACCGTAAATATGGTATTCTACTTTCAAATAAACTCTCTGACTGGCCTACAGGTGCAGAGCAGACTCTTCGTCGTTTCTGGAAGACAGTCAACATCTCGGCTACTCCTTCAGATGGTTACCTCATCACCCTTGATCATCGCGCACTAAAAACTCCTTTCGGGGCCAAACTTGAAATTccaaaagagagaaggctGCTTGCAGCCTTGATAGCCAATGAATGGGAGAATCAGGATGAGGTTCTGAAGCAACATGCTCTGCCTGTGGTATGTGCTCGCAGTTCTTTAGGAAGAGTCGTGCTCAGTTTTCGTCCAGACTTCGTTGGCATCTCGAGCAATAGACGGTCTCTCGGAAGGACCCACTCGCCCTGCCGTAATTGATGCTCTCTTGAAATATCTCGAGACCGACACCATTCTCTACCCCCACGAcgcgcctcctcctctcgtcCGTTTACAAAAGGAACATTGGGACCCTCTGTATAAGTGGTTAAAAGAAGATTTTGGTGTAGAACTTCAATTGGCACAAGGCTTTGGCGCCGTTAAGCTGTCCGATGAAAATATGGAGAAACTGAAAAAAGTGGTGGAGACAATGGACGGGTGGGAGCTTGCAGGTAAGCATCTCCATTTGAATCGCTAAATACGACTGACTAAACCACCTGACAGCCTTTGAGCGGGCAGTGTACGCCACTAAATCATTTGTGatcgccctcgccctctgTCGCGGTCGTTTAACGGCCCATGAAGCGGCTCAGGCCAGCCATGTTGAAGTGAGCAGTCAAATTGAACGTTGGGGAGAAGTTGAAGACAGTACGTTTTTTCTTTAACTGTGTTCCATAGCGTGAGCTAACGAATGACAGCGCATGATGTGGACTATCAAGATATCCGACGGGCCCTTGGCAGCGCTGCTTGCCTTTTGATCAAGTCATAATATACATATCACTCAACAGAAATTCAAATGCATGGACTTAAAGCACATCGTTCAATTCTATACTAGGTCCATTTGTTGATTCCAAGATCACAGAGGTGATGGATGAGCCTGTCATGTCCGAATTAGTAACGGTTGGGCtctgaaaaagaaaaaaggtgAAAAAAAACCTAGAATACgtacccttcttcttcttgctctttccAGCGGCAGCAAGCGGGTCGTCTGTTTGGTTCGCAGCAGCCTGGTTGTCTCTAACAGTCTGTATGAACGATTTAATGTTGCTTTCCACCGAAGGAATACCAAAATCTACTCTCGCAACATTAACCTTGACGATCCCTTGTTTGTCTGCCCTGTACTCCATTTTTCCGGCCGCATCTCTGATCCTCTCTGCCAattcttcgccttcagcTACACCACCTCGTTTGGCGACCGGCATGAGACCTTTCGGACCCAAGAATCTGGCAAGAGACCTAGTTACAGCAGGCATCATCCCAGGAGTTGCAAGACATCTCGTAGGGTGGATTTTACCGCTCAGCACGGGCTCGAATAGTTCATCACCTCCGACATACGCTGCGCCTGCCTCTTTGGCAAGAGtagcagaaggagaggacgGTTCGGCGAAAACAAGAATTGTTTCTGATGTTCTACGTGGATCCAGAGGAAGGGTGAAAGAGCCACGGATAGGAAGTGCTGATTTATGGGACTTGGTATGGAGTGTCAAAGAATAAGTAGACGTTGGATGGGCAACTTCCAAAGCCTGTCAACGGATTAGCCACGAGAACGCTGTCTCATAATGAGTTAAACGTACACGGAGAACTCGAGTTGCTTCAGAAGCAGACAAGGCGTCCGGATTAgcgatcttcttcttgctttgcTTCTTTTGAACACGCGCTCCAGCAGTAGCTGTGGTCGAGAACGAAGCCGAAGCGACAGCAGGGCGCTATTGGGGGGTTAATTTTGGTACAAATAAGTAGCCACTTCACACTCACAATCACTTGTGTGAGCGATCTGCCTGAGACTCGAATGCTTGAAGAGATCATGGTGCTGGTGAATGTATCGGAAGAtgtagatgatgagatgggtGGGCTGGTTGAGGCGTTTGAGGGGGTCGAGAACGTGGGTTTTACGGACTTTGAGAGCTTCCTGTTTCTATTGGGCCTGTGTCTTGCGTTTGCAGCCTTTTTATTGAACTTATTGAGCCTTTTTTCGAGATGTCTGTAGAGCTTTGCTTGTTGAACAAAATACTCGTTCgacgctgctgctgctgcctcctcttctggtCGTCGTTCTTGTTgcgacgatgaagaagaagagagggtcGAAAAAGAATTGTGACGTGGCATTCTGCAATGTAGCAAGGATGATCTCTTATTCTCATAAATTATTATTAATAAGGGGGTTCATTAAGGGATGGAAGCCACGCGGCTGAGATTGCGGCAGTGGTTGGGGATGGTTGAGGGACAGGCAGGGTAAGAGAGGAACAGGAAGGCACGGGCACAGGGAAGGCCAAGAGGAACAACTCGGGGTCCGGCCTATTATGTATATGCTTGGtgatttgaagatgattggTGGGGACTCGGTGAAATTATGGGAGGATATGGGAAATGACTGATCAGTAATGAGTAAAAGAAATCTGATCGCAGCAGGAAAGGGGAAACaatccatcttcatttcctACTACtcgcctctttttcttaTATCTGTCTACCTATATATCCCCCTCTTGCTCTGCGGGTACTTCTCCTTTCATACCTTCCTCAGCACTTCCTCCCCAAAAAAGACAACCAACTTGGTACGTAACacctcttttcatctttaCGCACGTCATATAATAGTTCCCTCCTTTACTCCAGCCCCACAACAAATATTATGATTCCGTTCTAATAGTTTCGCTAACAActttgtttctttttcttccatctaCATCTATACATCATACAAATGGTTCTTGGACATTATCCTCCCCAAACAAACACCTCTGtcccccctcctccccatccctcTGCCTTTGTGCCCCTGTTTCAAACAAATACTTCCGTCGTTTCTGGTAAACCCAACGCCTATAGCACCATGGCCGGtaccccttcttcccagctCGCTTGGCTCTCTGGTCTCAGCACCAACTTCAATGAGATGTCCGCTGATCAGAAGTTCCTCCGCAAGGTATGTATCGTCTTTCCATTTCATATACATTTTCGTACCAGTTGTCGTAGTgtaagatgaagaagacgacgtAATGTGAAATgagaagacgacgatggGAGCGGAGGTAACATTTGACCTCACAGACTTCCATCATTGCTACCATTGGCCCCAAAACCAACAATGTCGACACTCTCGTGCAGCTCGCTGATGCGGGCATGAACATCGGTAAGCATGTCTATTTTGTATGCATTCATTAGCTGATAATTGCCAGTTCGAATGAACTTTTCTCATGGCTCCTATGAATACCACCAGTCTGTCATTGACAATGCTCgcgctgctgctgccaagAGCCCTTCCGGTCGACCCATTGCCATCGCTCTCGACACCAAGGGTCCGGAGATTAGGACTGgtttgatgaaggatgacACCGATGTCAGTTGTTCCATCTGCAATTATTCTGGTTTCTAACTCCTCTTTAGGTTCCTATTTCTGCTGGACACGAATTCTGGGTTACTACCGACAAGGCTTATGCAGAGGCTGGTACTGCCGAGCAGATCTATATTGACTATGTAAGTGATGTTACCTATATGAAAAATTTCATTATTCAAGCTCACACACTTGCAGACCAACATCGTCAAGGTTACTGCCCCGGGCAAGCTCATCTACGTTGACGATGGtattctttctctccaagTCATCTCTATTCAAGGTGAAAAGATCCGTGTCAAGTCTCTCAACTCCGGCgttctctcctctcgcAAGGGTGTCAACCTGCCCAAGACCGCTGTGGATCTCCCCGCTCTTTCTGAAAAGGACAAGTCTGATCTTGCCTTTGGTGTCAAGAACAGTGTTGACATGATCTTCGCTTCTTTCATCCGTTCTGCCAACGATGTCAAGGAGATCCGTAAGGTCCTCGGCCCTGAAGGCGCCGACATCAAGATCATTGTCAAGATTGAGAATGAGCAGGGAGTGATGAACTTCGATGAGATTCTTAGGGAAACTGACGGTGTCATGGTTGCCCGAGGTGATTTGGGTATTGAGATCCCCGCAAGTCAGGTATTCATGGCccaaaagatgatgattgcCAAGTGCAACGTCGCTGGCAAGCCTGTCATCTGTGCTACTCAGATGCTTGAGTCCATGACTTACAACCCTCGACCCACTCGTGCGGAAGTTTCCGATGTTGCCAACGCGGTCATCGACGGTGCTGACTGTGTCATGCTTTCCGGCGAGACTGCCAAGGGCAAGTATCCCATTGAAGCTGGTAAGTTTACTTAAGATTCAGTCTTGTCCAAGAACGCTATTGATACTTTGATGTTCAGTCAAGATGATGGCTGAGACTGCTTTCCTTGCTGAGTCTTCTATCGCCTACCCTCCTCTTTTCGACCAGCTCCGAGCTCTTACACCTCGACCTACCGAGACTGCCGAGACCCTTGCTCTTTCTGCTGTTGCCGCTGCTATCGAGCAGGATGCCGGCGCTATCATTGTGCTTTCAACTTCCGGTGTTTCTGCCAGATTGATTTCCAAGTACAGGCCTGCTTGTCCCATCATCTGTGGTAAGTAAAAAT
Proteins encoded in this window:
- a CDS encoding ATP synthase mitochondrial F1 complex assembly factor 2, translated to MASFRITARPFLAALTPVPRAYRPAAICARTFSTSFARWAVVKDGPPVTQTNRAEQTLRRFWKTVNISATPSDGYLITLDHRALKTPFGAKLEIPKERRLLAALIANEWENQDEVLKQHALPVTSLASRAIDGLSEGPTRPAVIDALLKYLETDTILYPHDAPPPLVRLQKEHWDPLYKWLKEDFGVELQLAQGFGAVKLSDENMEKLKKVVETMDGWELAAFERAVYATKSFVIALALCRGRLTAHEAAQASHVEVSSQIERWGEVEDTHDVDYQDIRRALGSAACLLIKS
- a CDS encoding pyruvate kinase, variant, whose translation is MAGTPSSQLAWLSGLSTNFNEMSADQKFLRKTSIIATIGPKTNNVDTLVQLADAGMNIVRMNFSHGSYEYHQSVIDNARAAAAKSPSGRPIAIALDTKGPEIRTGLMKDDTDVPISAGHEFWVTTDKAYAEAGTAEQIYIDYTNIVKVTAPGKLIYVDDGILSLQVISIQGEKIRVKSLNSGVLSSRKGVNLPKTAVDLPALSEKDKSDLAFGVKNSVDMIFASFIRSANDVKEIRKVLGPEGADIKIIVKIENEQGVMNFDEILRETDGVMVARGDLGIEIPASQVFMAQKMMIAKCNVAGKPVICATQMLESMTYNPRPTRAEVSDVANAVIDGADCVMLSGETAKGKYPIEAVKMMAETAFLAESSIAYPPLFDQLRALTPRPTETAETLALSAVAAAIEQDAGAIIVLSTSGVSARLISKYRPACPIICVTRNEQTARQLHLSRGVYPVWFPEPRGIPAEKWQIDVDNRIRYGLRMALGLGIIKPEATVMAVQGWKGGLGHTNTLRILSVPSDPADLDLHSIERD
- a CDS encoding signal recognition particle receptor subunit alpha — translated: MLDHISISHQSGLVLWSRAFTPTFETLANTPNSPINALVKSTFIEGKAMANGEEQGLEKDGYSVRWSVDNGLGLVFVVVFPALLPLTYVPALLERTKALFLALFQPYVTSLIESLSSGGASAGSALKQLKEKIVEERWDEVWDRCFRNCEGEKKSRSTLVKQRVSDGANPAISSADTSDVDVGSQPAVSAEEIAKNVQSLKAKMKGGKRRGVRDGLSPSPSPSPSRKPPVNATSKLMRRWGDSPVTADDMAALDYSTPAPDSSANDTVSVDKESLVSSEALGTRNETGAYQVADWDFRRAPVTSQENLPSEEEIIARGTSRLSLNRATDDGSSQSSWTSMFSRLTGSKILTRNDLAPVLVEMEKHLMSKNVAKDIAEKLCDSVGAALVGKKLGGLSSVKSEVQSVLSTSLTRVLTPKTSTDILLEIQRKRSSHLATLSATSSSLDSGPDPYTMTFVGVNGVGKSTNLSKVCFWLLQNGLRVLIAACDTFRSGAVEQLRVHVRNLGALGEEMGQGKGKRIELFERGYGKDAAGIAKDAITYAKEHAFDVVLIDTAGRMQDNEPLMRALAKLVTVNNPDKIVFVGEALVGNEAVDQLTKFDRALRDFSGAGVGGVARKRGIDGIILTKFDTIDDKVGAALSMTYITGQPILFVGCGQTYTDLRQLRVNHIVQALLS
- a CDS encoding large subunit ribosomal protein L1; this encodes MISSSIRVSGRSLTQVIRPAVASASFSTTATAGARVQKKQSKKKIANPDALSASEATRVLRALEVAHPTSTYSLTLHTKSHKSALPIRGSFTLPLDPRRTSETILVFAEPSSPSATLAKEAGAAYVGGDELFEPVLSGKIHPTRCLATPGMMPAVTRSLARFLGPKGLMPVAKRGGVAEGEELAERIRDAAGKMEYRADKQGIVKVNVARVDFGIPSVESNIKSFIQTVRDNQAAANQTDDPLAAAGKSKKKKGSSITSVILESTNGPSIELNDVL
- a CDS encoding pyruvate kinase is translated as MVLGHYPPQTNTSVPPPPHPSAFVPLFQTNTSVVSGKPNAYSTMAGTPSSQLAWLSGLSTNFNEMSADQKFLRKTSIIATIGPKTNNVDTLVQLADAGMNIVRMNFSHGSYEYHQSVIDNARAAAAKSPSGRPIAIALDTKGPEIRTGLMKDDTDVPISAGHEFWVTTDKAYAEAGTAEQIYIDYTNIVKVTAPGKLIYVDDGILSLQVISIQGEKIRVKSLNSGVLSSRKGVNLPKTAVDLPALSEKDKSDLAFGVKNSVDMIFASFIRSANDVKEIRKVLGPEGADIKIIVKIENEQGVMNFDEILRETDGVMVARGDLGIEIPASQVFMAQKMMIAKCNVAGKPVICATQMLESMTYNPRPTRAEVSDVANAVIDGADCVMLSGETAKGKYPIEAVKMMAETAFLAESSIAYPPLFDQLRALTPRPTETAETLALSAVAAAIEQDAGAIIVLSTSGVSARLISKYRPACPIICVTRNEQTARQLHLSRGVYPVWFPEPRGIPAEKWQIDVDNRIRYGLRMALGLGIIKPEATVMAVQGWKGGLGHTNTLRILSVPSDPADLDLHSIERD